One genomic region from Catenulispora sp. EB89 encodes:
- a CDS encoding BTAD domain-containing putative transcriptional regulator has protein sequence MQDSGRHLRVEVLGPLRAFADEREIAIGAPKQRAVFAALAMAAGTVVARGELIDRIWGEDVPMTAAGNLHTYVSGLRRALSGLGLGDPLASNGSGYLLRLSPDALDLNRAERFAAAARTARDAGDRHRAITALDSALALWRSGRPLEALPGPFAAEQRARLADMRLRLLVDRTELMIDAGEVGDARSADLAAAADELAMHARAHPFDERLRSALMMALHRSGRTADALAQYQMLHRVLADELGIEPEASTRAVQMAILAQEAPRVRRPGPRLGTGLRAGQGAGPGHGAGPGPRPVKELLRPIADATARPTVPAQLPHDSASFVGRAKDVGQVLDHARADGACSPRVVMVVGVGGIGKTTLAVRCAHLLREAYPDGQIYINLRGFDPTHPALTPSAALHQLLASLGVAAVPPEHEQRVALWRSIVAGRRMVVLLDNARSAEQVEDLLPGTGSSFVMVTSRERLGRLAVKYAARRVTLAPLAVADALGLLADAVGAERVNAEAPAARRLAQLCDHLPFALRIAAEQLVAVSDGRIADLVGSLEDAHQRLDTLRLENDDLCSVRSVMACSFDALDADTARACRMLGAFPGVNLTRYCAAALLDVPVAQASELMQRLTAQHLLEQHGDRYTMHDLTRTYIRELARGLRDDEVRAARDRVSGWYTVTLSQMAGVGRRRVVGDGDGEGAGMGAGAGVGAGAGVGAGAAGDVPPHEPQPFTGQDELLRWCAQEWPNISALIRSTARSADHLSTWRLTYLMFDYFYASGSAADWLELLRIATRSAEASGDRRARIVLLIHMSVAHCRTGRADAAVADLCKALDLLDAADEPPLRVSLLSTLASVMRASKAYEQGLAAGLEALALAAECDDAYQRAAAEDVLCELYTETGRRLEAVAHAEAGLVEARACGSPLLEANLLINLGLARNGLGDPVAAQACLVRALRVTQAAGDRYHEGLALLALARVRSLERDAAAAMAKRALAQFQELAAEEAKEVLEFLGDLQLAGSVVAA, from the coding sequence GGTCTTCGCCGCCCTGGCGATGGCCGCGGGCACCGTGGTGGCGCGCGGAGAGCTGATCGACCGCATCTGGGGCGAGGACGTCCCGATGACCGCGGCGGGCAACCTCCACACCTACGTCTCGGGGCTGCGGCGCGCTTTGTCGGGGCTCGGCCTCGGCGACCCTCTGGCCAGCAACGGCTCCGGCTACCTGTTGCGCCTGAGCCCGGACGCGTTGGACCTCAACCGGGCCGAGCGGTTCGCAGCGGCCGCACGCACCGCCCGAGACGCCGGCGACCGCCACCGCGCGATCACGGCGCTGGATTCCGCGCTGGCCCTGTGGCGCAGCGGCCGTCCGTTGGAAGCCCTCCCGGGACCGTTCGCCGCCGAGCAGCGTGCGCGGCTGGCCGACATGCGGCTGCGCCTGCTGGTGGACCGCACCGAGCTGATGATCGACGCCGGGGAGGTCGGCGACGCCCGGTCCGCCGACCTCGCCGCCGCCGCCGACGAACTCGCCATGCACGCCCGGGCGCATCCCTTCGACGAGCGGCTGCGGTCGGCGCTGATGATGGCCTTGCACCGCAGCGGCCGTACCGCCGACGCCTTGGCGCAGTACCAGATGCTGCATCGGGTCCTGGCCGACGAGCTCGGCATCGAGCCGGAGGCTTCGACGCGGGCGGTGCAGATGGCGATCCTGGCTCAGGAGGCGCCACGCGTGCGTCGTCCCGGTCCGCGTTTGGGAACCGGCCTCCGTGCCGGTCAGGGCGCCGGTCCCGGTCACGGTGCCGGTCCCGGTCCGCGCCCGGTCAAGGAGCTGCTTCGTCCGATCGCCGACGCGACCGCCCGACCGACCGTTCCGGCCCAGCTGCCCCACGACAGCGCCTCGTTCGTCGGCCGCGCCAAGGACGTCGGGCAGGTGCTCGACCACGCGCGCGCCGACGGAGCCTGCTCCCCGCGCGTGGTGATGGTGGTCGGCGTCGGCGGAATCGGCAAGACGACGCTGGCGGTGCGGTGCGCGCACCTGCTGCGCGAGGCGTATCCGGACGGCCAGATCTACATCAACCTGCGCGGCTTCGACCCGACGCACCCCGCGCTCACACCATCGGCCGCGCTGCACCAGCTGCTGGCCTCGCTCGGCGTCGCGGCCGTCCCGCCCGAGCACGAGCAGCGCGTGGCCCTGTGGCGGAGCATCGTCGCGGGGCGCCGCATGGTGGTGCTGCTGGACAACGCGCGCTCGGCCGAGCAGGTCGAGGACCTGTTGCCGGGAACGGGATCCAGCTTCGTGATGGTCACCAGCCGGGAGCGTCTGGGACGGCTCGCGGTGAAGTACGCGGCGCGGCGCGTGACGCTGGCCCCGCTGGCCGTGGCCGACGCGCTCGGGCTGCTGGCCGACGCGGTCGGCGCGGAGCGGGTGAACGCCGAGGCGCCGGCGGCGCGGCGGCTGGCGCAGCTGTGCGACCACCTGCCGTTCGCGCTGCGGATCGCGGCCGAGCAGCTGGTGGCGGTGTCCGACGGGCGGATCGCGGACCTGGTCGGGAGCCTGGAGGACGCGCATCAGCGGCTGGACACGCTGCGGCTGGAGAACGACGACCTGTGTTCGGTGCGCAGCGTCATGGCGTGCTCGTTCGATGCGCTGGACGCGGATACGGCGCGTGCCTGCCGGATGCTGGGGGCGTTTCCGGGGGTGAACCTGACGCGGTACTGCGCGGCGGCGCTGCTGGACGTGCCGGTGGCGCAGGCTTCGGAGCTGATGCAGCGGCTGACTGCGCAGCATCTGCTGGAGCAGCACGGCGACCGCTATACGATGCACGATCTGACGCGGACGTATATCAGGGAGCTGGCTCGGGGGCTGCGCGACGACGAGGTGCGGGCGGCGCGGGACCGGGTGAGTGGCTGGTACACGGTGACGCTTTCGCAGATGGCGGGTGTGGGGCGGCGGCGGGTTGTCGGCGACGGCGACGGCGAGGGTGCGGGCATGGGTGCGGGTGCGGGCGTGGGCGCGGGTGCGGGCGTGGGCGCGGGTGCGGCCGGCGATGTCCCGCCCCACGAGCCGCAGCCCTTCACCGGCCAGGACGAGCTGCTGCGCTGGTGCGCACAGGAGTGGCCGAACATCAGCGCCCTCATCCGCAGCACGGCGCGGTCGGCGGACCACCTGTCGACGTGGCGGCTGACGTACTTGATGTTCGACTACTTCTACGCCAGCGGCTCGGCGGCCGACTGGCTGGAGCTGCTGCGGATCGCGACGCGTTCCGCCGAGGCGTCGGGCGACCGGCGGGCGCGGATCGTGCTGCTGATCCATATGAGCGTCGCGCACTGCCGGACCGGGCGGGCCGACGCGGCCGTCGCGGACCTGTGCAAGGCCCTGGACCTGCTCGACGCCGCCGACGAACCGCCGCTGCGCGTGAGCCTGCTCAGCACGCTGGCGTCGGTGATGCGGGCTTCGAAGGCGTACGAGCAGGGGCTGGCGGCCGGGTTGGAGGCGCTGGCGCTGGCGGCCGAATGTGACGACGCGTACCAGCGCGCGGCAGCCGAGGACGTGCTCTGCGAGCTCTACACCGAGACCGGCCGCCGGCTCGAAGCGGTCGCGCACGCCGAGGCCGGACTCGTCGAGGCCCGCGCCTGCGGCAGCCCGCTGTTGGAGGCGAACCTGCTGATCAACCTGGGCCTCGCCCGCAACGGCCTCGGCGACCCGGTCGCCGCCCAGGCGTGCCTGGTGCGCGCACTCCGCGTGACCCAGGCCGCCGGCGACCGCTACCACGAGGGCCTGGCGCTGCTGGCGCTGGCGCGGGTCCGGTCGCTGGAGCGGGACGCCGCAGCGGCGATGGCGAAGCGCGCGCTGGCGCAGTTCCAGGAGTTGGCGGCCGAGGAGGCGAAGGAAGTTCTGGAGTTCCTGGGGGATCTACAGCTGGCGGGGAGCGTCGTGGCGGCGTGA
- a CDS encoding nitrate/sulfonate/bicarbonate ABC transporter ATP-binding protein, translating to MTEKVPHAASTVIVEAERVTKTFTTPGGHALPVLDGVSVTLREGEIVALLGKSGSGKSTLLRCIAGLIAPSSGTVEYRGEPLNGANPGVAMVFQSFALLPWLTVQQNVELAMQARDVPEAERRDKALRAIDLIGLDGFESAYPKELSGGMRQRVGFARALAVEPDALLMDEPFSALDVLTAANLRGELTKMWESREFPTKAVLIVTHNIDEAVQLADRILVLSSNPGRILAELRVDLPRPRDKRDPGYEELVDTVYDILTGRESALEKAAVVAPAAVAALTPIDLPLPEASVGGLSGLLEILDARGGRDGLAEIAEDLNFEVDDLLPLVDAAVMLTMAKVSGSDIEITDEGRTFVASPTDPAKAQFAGLVVQHAPLVGAIVKALRATKDGSLREGFFVDLLRRGFSEDEARRQLDIAIDWGRWAELFAYDAERGELILEAPEPVVTGGSRL from the coding sequence GTGACCGAGAAGGTCCCGCACGCCGCCAGCACCGTCATCGTCGAGGCCGAACGCGTCACCAAGACCTTCACCACCCCCGGCGGCCACGCGCTGCCGGTCCTCGACGGCGTCTCCGTGACGCTGCGCGAGGGCGAGATCGTCGCGCTGCTCGGCAAGTCCGGCTCCGGCAAGTCCACGCTGCTGCGCTGCATCGCCGGCCTGATCGCCCCCTCCTCCGGCACCGTGGAGTACCGCGGCGAGCCGCTGAACGGCGCCAACCCCGGCGTGGCGATGGTGTTCCAGTCCTTCGCGCTGCTGCCGTGGCTGACCGTGCAGCAGAACGTGGAGCTGGCGATGCAGGCCCGCGACGTCCCCGAGGCCGAGCGCCGCGACAAGGCGCTGCGCGCCATCGACCTGATCGGCCTGGACGGCTTCGAGTCCGCCTACCCCAAGGAGCTCTCCGGCGGCATGCGCCAGCGTGTCGGCTTCGCCCGCGCCCTGGCCGTGGAACCCGACGCGCTCCTGATGGACGAGCCCTTCTCCGCTCTGGACGTCCTCACCGCCGCCAACCTGCGCGGCGAGCTGACGAAGATGTGGGAGAGCCGGGAGTTCCCGACCAAGGCGGTGCTGATCGTCACCCACAACATCGACGAGGCGGTCCAGCTCGCCGACCGCATCCTGGTCCTGTCCTCGAACCCGGGCCGCATCCTGGCCGAGCTGCGCGTGGACCTGCCCCGCCCCCGCGACAAGCGCGACCCCGGCTACGAGGAACTCGTCGACACCGTCTACGACATCCTCACCGGCCGCGAGTCCGCCCTGGAGAAGGCCGCGGTGGTCGCGCCGGCCGCCGTCGCCGCCCTGACCCCGATCGACCTGCCGCTGCCCGAAGCCTCCGTCGGCGGGCTGTCCGGCCTGCTGGAGATCCTGGACGCGCGCGGCGGCCGCGACGGTCTGGCCGAGATCGCCGAGGACCTGAACTTCGAGGTCGACGACCTGCTGCCGCTGGTCGACGCCGCGGTGATGCTCACCATGGCCAAGGTCTCCGGCTCCGACATCGAGATCACCGACGAGGGCCGCACCTTCGTGGCCTCTCCCACCGACCCGGCCAAAGCCCAGTTCGCCGGACTCGTCGTCCAGCACGCCCCGCTGGTCGGCGCGATCGTCAAGGCCCTGCGGGCGACCAAGGACGGCTCGCTGCGCGAAGGGTTCTTCGTCGACCTGCTGCGCCGCGGCTTCTCCGAGGACGAGGCGCGGCGGCAGCTGGACATCGCCATCGACTGGGGCCGCTGGGCCGAGCTGTTCGCCTACGACGCCGAGCGCGGCGAGCTGATCCTGGAGGCACCGGAGCCGGTGGTGACCGGGGGATCGCGGCTCTGA
- a CDS encoding YfbM family protein: MSMIGEYLRVTPSELDRAVNNPEWAQKLAEQVQDEQEDGGLGPEDAKHFSTYQTWHLLDFLLRRRGFPVDVVMGETEFGGEDWGYEPPRFLSVDRVRVAAEELGRLSYDDLIDGVDVAEVAAAQIYPQGWDTRESLEWGRDYFGSLALFLQATSAAGDAVIAWID, translated from the coding sequence ATGAGCATGATCGGGGAGTATCTGAGGGTCACGCCGTCCGAGCTCGATCGGGCCGTGAACAATCCGGAGTGGGCGCAGAAGCTGGCTGAGCAGGTCCAGGACGAGCAGGAGGATGGCGGGCTCGGTCCCGAGGACGCCAAGCACTTCAGCACGTACCAGACGTGGCACCTGCTGGACTTTCTGCTGCGTCGCCGTGGCTTCCCGGTGGATGTGGTGATGGGTGAGACCGAGTTTGGCGGGGAGGACTGGGGTTACGAGCCGCCCCGTTTCCTGTCTGTCGACCGGGTCCGGGTCGCGGCCGAGGAGCTCGGCCGTCTGTCCTACGACGACTTGATCGATGGTGTGGATGTCGCCGAGGTGGCCGCCGCCCAGATCTATCCGCAGGGTTGGGACACGCGGGAGTCGCTGGAATGGGGACGCGACTACTTCGGGTCGTTGGCGTTGTTCTTGCAGGCGACCTCTGCTGCCGGTGACGCGGTCATCGCCTGGATCGACTGA
- a CDS encoding YfbM family protein, producing the protein MSLGMHFALDAGDLARLLAANGDDDLAEVFEEIEESPYGEWSMGTDKAWDAIHRCLTDGELLFENGEYPLSHVVLGGRQLHEGDDYIVALVTAEQVVDVAQALERVDEGWTRERFFGLDFDDYDGARDEDDFGYTWTNLDDLRGFYQRAAQARRAVIFTVGL; encoded by the coding sequence GTGTCTTTGGGGATGCACTTCGCGTTGGACGCCGGTGATCTGGCCCGGTTGCTGGCGGCGAACGGCGACGACGACCTCGCGGAGGTCTTCGAGGAGATTGAGGAGTCGCCCTACGGTGAGTGGTCGATGGGCACCGACAAGGCGTGGGACGCGATCCACCGGTGCCTGACTGACGGCGAGTTGTTGTTCGAGAACGGCGAATACCCGCTGTCCCACGTCGTACTCGGCGGGCGTCAACTTCATGAAGGCGACGACTACATCGTCGCGCTCGTCACGGCCGAACAGGTCGTCGACGTCGCGCAGGCATTGGAGCGTGTCGACGAAGGGTGGACGCGGGAACGGTTCTTCGGTCTCGACTTCGACGACTACGACGGGGCGCGCGACGAGGACGACTTCGGCTACACGTGGACCAACCTTGACGACCTGCGGGGCTTCTACCAGCGGGCAGCACAGGCCCGGAGAGCCGTGATCTTCACCGTCGGCCTGTGA
- a CDS encoding ABC transporter permease, with product MASWGQFPSSGVWRRPAFRWVDAVVLVGVAVLLFGLLRLAPSLNAPFLPSQAPSTVSTDPGELPYYAVRSLLRMFIALVLSVLFTFVYSTAAARLPRASKVLIPLLDILQSVPVLGFLTVTVTAFINFFPGSSLGLECASIFAIFTAMAWNMTFAFYQSLVSQPRDLDEAARIMRLTKWQRFWRLDVPSGMIPLVWNGMMSFGGAWFFLAASESISVLNHTYALPGIGSYVAAAMKQGSLGKVGMAIVVMVVMVIAVNILFWRPMVAWSERFRAEDSAAADKPRSVVLDLLRRSVVPAAVARPVRPVGRLLDRLTRPFGLAEHPLSKPVVRQRTGDVFFAGVVTAAVAFGAWRAATYLHARGALGQFGHAFLLGGLTFSRVVVLLIFSTVIWVPIGVWIGMNPRVSRIAQPVVQVAASFPANLLFPFATAFFIAAGISLNFGGILLMALGAQWYILFNVIAGASAIPSDLREAMRLMGVSGWLRWKRFILPAIFPAYVTGGITAAGGAWNASIVAEIVDYGKHHLEAAGLGAYIAKASASGDFPEVLIGVVVMSVYVVGLNRLWWRRLYALAEARYSL from the coding sequence ATGGCGTCGTGGGGGCAGTTCCCGTCCAGCGGGGTCTGGCGGCGTCCGGCGTTCCGCTGGGTCGACGCCGTCGTGTTGGTCGGCGTCGCCGTGCTGCTGTTCGGCCTGCTGCGCCTGGCGCCGTCGTTGAACGCGCCGTTCCTGCCGAGCCAGGCGCCCTCGACCGTGTCGACCGATCCGGGCGAGCTGCCGTACTACGCCGTGCGCTCGCTGCTGCGCATGTTCATCGCGCTGGTGCTCTCGGTCCTGTTCACCTTCGTCTACTCCACCGCCGCCGCGCGCCTGCCCCGCGCCTCGAAGGTGTTGATCCCGCTCCTGGACATCCTGCAGTCCGTGCCGGTGCTGGGCTTCCTCACCGTGACGGTCACCGCCTTCATCAACTTCTTCCCCGGCTCCTCGCTCGGCCTGGAGTGCGCGTCCATCTTCGCGATCTTCACCGCGATGGCGTGGAACATGACCTTCGCCTTCTACCAGTCGCTGGTCTCCCAGCCGCGGGACCTGGACGAGGCCGCGCGCATCATGCGCCTCACCAAGTGGCAGCGGTTCTGGCGGCTGGACGTGCCCAGCGGCATGATCCCGCTGGTCTGGAACGGCATGATGAGCTTCGGCGGGGCCTGGTTCTTCCTGGCGGCCTCGGAGTCCATCAGCGTCCTGAACCACACCTACGCGCTGCCCGGCATCGGCTCCTACGTCGCCGCCGCGATGAAGCAGGGCAGCCTGGGCAAGGTCGGCATGGCGATCGTGGTGATGGTCGTGATGGTCATCGCGGTCAACATCTTGTTCTGGCGGCCGATGGTGGCCTGGTCCGAGCGCTTCCGCGCCGAGGATTCCGCCGCCGCCGACAAGCCGCGCAGTGTGGTGCTGGACCTGCTGCGGCGCTCGGTGGTGCCGGCCGCGGTGGCCCGGCCGGTGCGGCCGGTCGGCCGGCTCCTGGACCGGCTCACGCGGCCCTTCGGGCTGGCCGAGCACCCGCTGTCCAAGCCGGTGGTGCGGCAGCGGACCGGGGACGTGTTCTTCGCCGGCGTCGTCACCGCCGCGGTGGCCTTCGGCGCCTGGCGCGCCGCGACCTACCTGCACGCGCGCGGCGCCCTGGGCCAGTTCGGCCACGCCTTCCTCCTCGGCGGCCTGACGTTCTCCCGCGTCGTGGTGCTACTGATCTTCTCGACGGTGATCTGGGTGCCGATCGGCGTCTGGATCGGCATGAACCCCCGGGTCTCGCGCATCGCTCAGCCGGTGGTGCAGGTGGCCGCCAGCTTCCCGGCGAACCTGCTGTTCCCGTTCGCGACCGCGTTCTTCATCGCCGCCGGCATCAGCCTGAACTTCGGCGGCATCCTGCTGATGGCCCTGGGCGCGCAGTGGTACATCCTGTTCAACGTCATCGCCGGCGCCAGCGCCATCCCCTCCGACCTGCGCGAGGCGATGCGGCTGATGGGCGTGAGCGGCTGGCTGCGCTGGAAGCGCTTCATCCTGCCGGCGATCTTCCCGGCGTACGTGACCGGCGGCATCACCGCCGCCGGCGGGGCCTGGAACGCCTCGATCGTCGCCGAGATCGTCGACTACGGCAAACACCACCTGGAAGCCGCGGGCCTGGGCGCCTACATCGCCAAGGCCTCCGCGTCCGGCGACTTCCCCGAGGTGCTGATCGGCGTGGTCGTGATGAGCGTGTACGTGGTCGGACTGAACCGGCTGTGGTGGCGGCGCCTGTACGCCCTGGCCGAGGCGAGGTATTCCCTGTGA
- a CDS encoding iron chaperone, with product MGEVTDYYATLPAEVGDLFDGMRRRALELVPDAVEGRSYAMPALLYRGKGLIATMQTAKHLALYPFSGKVVARVAERLDGFSLSSGAIRFSVEHPLPAEVLDDVVRLRAAEIEAAAAGGARRRTG from the coding sequence ATGGGAGAAGTCACCGACTACTACGCGACCCTGCCGGCGGAGGTCGGGGACCTCTTCGACGGCATGCGTCGGCGAGCGCTGGAGCTGGTACCGGACGCGGTCGAGGGGCGCAGCTATGCGATGCCGGCGCTGCTCTATCGGGGCAAGGGTCTGATCGCGACGATGCAGACCGCGAAGCATCTCGCGCTCTACCCGTTCAGCGGGAAGGTCGTCGCGCGGGTGGCCGAGCGGCTGGACGGGTTCTCGCTGTCGTCGGGGGCCATCCGGTTCAGCGTCGAGCATCCGCTGCCGGCCGAGGTGCTGGACGACGTCGTGCGGCTGCGCGCGGCCGAGATCGAGGCCGCCGCGGCCGGCGGTGCTCGGCGGCGTACTGGCTAG
- a CDS encoding LuxR C-terminal-related transcriptional regulator: MSPDILARIRQEFASKGLAVSIDRLPALELTVEPGPGAPPAAAALADVLSRLAGPAAHKAPAASAHYQLSLVAEAARTDADATRPRRRRPPTAPPGHPAPGHPAPGHRPTARPHGRELSPREAEVMTCISHGMLNADIAERMRLSQKTVKNHVNHIFAKLGARSRVEAVLVWQGREGGGA; encoded by the coding sequence GTGAGCCCCGACATCCTGGCCCGCATCCGGCAGGAGTTCGCCAGCAAGGGCCTGGCCGTGAGCATCGACCGTCTGCCCGCCCTGGAACTCACCGTCGAGCCCGGCCCCGGCGCGCCTCCGGCCGCCGCCGCGCTCGCCGACGTGCTGAGCCGCCTGGCCGGCCCGGCGGCGCACAAGGCTCCCGCCGCCAGCGCGCACTACCAGCTCTCGCTCGTCGCCGAGGCGGCCCGGACCGACGCCGACGCCACGCGCCCGCGCCGCCGCCGGCCCCCGACGGCCCCGCCGGGCCACCCGGCGCCCGGGCACCCGGCCCCCGGGCACCGCCCCACGGCCCGCCCGCACGGCCGCGAGCTGTCCCCGCGCGAGGCCGAGGTGATGACCTGCATCAGCCACGGCATGCTGAACGCCGACATCGCCGAACGCATGCGCCTGAGCCAGAAGACGGTCAAGAACCACGTCAACCACATCTTCGCCAAGCTCGGCGCGCGCAGCCGCGTCGAGGCGGTGCTGGTGTGGCAGGGGCGGGAGGGCGGCGGCGCGTGA